From the Anguilla anguilla isolate fAngAng1 chromosome 8, fAngAng1.pri, whole genome shotgun sequence genome, one window contains:
- the ptp4a2b gene encoding protein tyrosine phosphatase type IVA 2 — MGPLAKMNRPAAVEIVYECMRFLITHNPTNATLNKFTEELKKFEVHTLVRVCEATYDKAPVEKEGIQVLDWPFDDGAPPPTQIVDDWLNLLKTKFREEPGCCIAVHCVAGLGRAPVLVALALIESGMKYEDAVQFIRQKRRGAFNSKQLLYLEKYRPKMRLRFKDTNGHNCCIQ, encoded by the exons ATGGG ACCTCTCGCCAAAATGAACCGCCCAGCAGCCGTGGAGATCGTCTATGAGTGCATGAGGTTTCTCATCACCCACAACCCCACCAACGCGACTCTCAACAAGTTTACTGAG gagCTGAAGAAGTTTGAGGTCCACACACTGGTGCGGGTGTGCGAAGCCACCTACGACAAGGCGCCAGTGGAGAAGGAAGGGATCCAGGTCCTG GACTGGCCCTTCGATGACGGCGCCCCTCCTCCCACGCAGATTGTCGACGATTGGCTGAACTTGCTCAAGACCAAGTTCCGAGAGGAGCCGGGCTGCTGCATCGCGGTGCACTGCGTCGCGGGATTGGGCCG agcaccTGTTCTGGTGGCATTAGCCTTAATTGAAAGCGGGATGAAGTATGAGGATGCCGTGCAGTTTATACGACA GAAGAGACGTGGAGCCTTCAACTCCAAACAGCTACTTTACCTCGAAAAATACCGACCCAAGATGCGTCTCAGATTCAAAGACACCAACGGTCACAACTGCTGCATTCAGTAG